From Lycium ferocissimum isolate CSIRO_LF1 chromosome 12, AGI_CSIRO_Lferr_CH_V1, whole genome shotgun sequence, one genomic window encodes:
- the LOC132039905 gene encoding mitochondrial outer membrane protein porin 4: MEKSPAPFSDIGRRARDLLTKDYTYDQKFTFSIPSSSGVGITATGVNKDQIFVGDISTQYKLGSTVVDIKVDTYSNVSTKVTLVDVFRSSKVSLGFDIPDHKSGKLDVQYLHQHAAINSSIGLNPSPLLELSAAIGSKDLALGGEIGFNTASSSFTKCNAGISFNKPDFSAAVMLMDRGQAVRASYVQSVDPTNRTEVAAEMIHRFTTYENSFSIGSALRVDPLTSVKTRFSDNGKVAMLCQREWRPKSLITFSAEYDTKAKNSVPKLGLCLALKP, from the exons ATCTACTGACCAAAGACTACACTTATGATCAGAAGTTCACCTTCTCTATTCCGAGCTCCAGTGGGGTG GGAATAACAGCTACTGGTGTGAATAAAGATCAAATTTTTGTTGGTGATATAAGTACTCAATATAAGCTCGGAAGTACAGTTGTTGATATCAAAGTTGATACCTATTCCAAT GTCTCAACAAAAGTTACTCTGGTTGACGTTTTCCGATCCTCGAAAGTGTCATTAGGCTTTGACATACCTGATCACAAGTCTGGCAAG CTTGATGTTCAGTACCTTCATCAGCATGCTGCCATCAATTCCAGTATTGGTTTAAATCCCTCCCCTCTCTTGGAGCTGTCTGCTGCTATTGGCAGCAAGGATTTAGCCCTTGGTGGTGAAATTGGATTTAATACTGCTTCATCTTCTTTTACCAAGTGCAACGCAGGGATTAGTTTTAACAAACCGGATTTTTCTGCTGCAGTTATGTT AATGGACAGGGGACAAGCCGTGAGGGCATCATATGTACAATCGGTGGACCCAACAAACAGAACTGAAGTTGCTGCAGAGATGATACACAGATTCACTACCTATGAGAATAGTTTCAGCATCGGGAGTGCTCTCAGAGTCGATCCGTTAACATCTGTGAAGACTAGATTTTCCGACAATGGGAAGGTTGCAATGCTTTGTCAGCGGGAATGGAGGCCAAAGTCGCTTATTACTTTCTCAGCCGAGTATGACACAAAGGCAAAGAATTCAGTACCTAAGTTGGGTCTTTGCCTTGCTTTGAAGCCATAG